A window from Citrus sinensis cultivar Valencia sweet orange chromosome 3, DVS_A1.0, whole genome shotgun sequence encodes these proteins:
- the LOC102624558 gene encoding aspartyl protease family protein 2: MEGKARNHLLLLFSFFFTAAASLQYQTFVLNSLPTQSTLSWPESVSVSESESSLPLPAPDAESSLSLRLHHVDSLSFNRTPEHLFNLRIQRDVLRVKSLTAFAESAVRVPPRNRSRGRANGGFSSSVISGLAQGSGEYFTRLGVGTPPRYVYMVLDTGSDVVWIQCAPCKKCYSQTDPVFDPAKSRSFATVPCRSPLCRKLDSSGCNRRNTCLYQVSYGDGSITVGDFSTETLTFRGTRVARVALGCGHDNEGLFVAAAGLLGLGRGRLSFPTQTGRRFNRKFSYCLVDRSTSAKPSSMVFGDSAVSRTARFTPLLANPKLDTFYYVELVGISVGGAHVRGITASLFKLDPAGNGGVIIDSGTSVTRLTRPAYIALRDAFRAGASSLKRAPDFSLFDTCFDLSGKTEVKVPTVVLHFRGADVSLPATNYLIPVDSSGTFCFAFAGTMSGLSIIGNIQQQGFRVVYDLAASRIGFAPRGCA, encoded by the coding sequence ATGGAAGGGAAAGCAAGAAACCATCTTCTCCttctcttctccttcttcttcacCGCCGCTGCCTCTCTCCAGTATCAAACCTTCGTCCTTAACTCTCTCCCTACCCAATCCACTCTCTCTTGGCCTGAATCCGTATCCGTTTCCGAATCCGAATCTTCACTCCCTCTACCAGCACCTGACGCAGAATCCTCGCTCTCCCTACGTTTACATCACGTAGACTCTCTGTCCTTCAACAGAACTCCAGAGCACCTCTTCAACCTCCGCATCCAACGCGACGTCTTACGTGTCAAATCCTTAACCGCCTTCGCTGAATCTGCCGTTCGTGTTCCCCCGCGCAACCGCTCCCGCGGGCGTGCCAACGGAGGCTTTAGTAGCTCCGTCATATCAGGGCTCGCACAAGGCAGCGGCGAGTACTTCACGCGCCTCGGAGTTGGCACACCCCCTAGGTATGTCTACATGGTCTTAGACACCGGTAGCGACGTCGTTTGGATACAGTGCGCTCCGTGCAAGAAATGCTACTCTCAAACCGACCCTGTCTTCGACCCTGCCAAGTCCCGCTCGTTTGCTACCGTACCCTGTCGGTCCCCTTTGTGCCGCAAGCTCGACTCTTCTGGCTGTAACCGCAGGAACACGTGTCTTTACCAAGTCTCCTACGGAGACGGTTCTATCACCGTCGGTGATTTTTCCACTGAAACGCTGACGTTTCGTGGCACCAGAGTTGCGCGCGTGGCCCTCGGTTGTGGACACGACAATGAGGGCCTCTTCGTTGCTGCTGCGGGCTTATTGGGGCTCGGTCGTGGGAGGTTGTCATTTCCAACTCAAACCGGTCGCCGGTTCAACCGTAAGTTTTCTTACTGTTTAGTGGACCGATCCACTTCTGCTAAACCTTCATCGATGGTATTCGGTGACTCGGCCGTTTCACGAACCGCCCGGTTCACTCCGTTACTCGCAAACCCTAAGCTCGACACATTCTACTATGTTGAACTAGTTGGAATCAGCGTCGGCGGTGCTCATGTCCGCGGCATCACTGCTTCTTTGTTCAAACTCGATCCGGCCGGTAACGGTGGGGTCATCATAGACTCGGGTACGTCCGTGACCCGTTTGACCCGACCCGCTTACATCGCATTGCGTGATGCTTTCCGAGCTGGAGCATCCTCCTTGAAGCGTGCGCCAGACTTTTCGCTGTTTGATACGTGCTTCGATTTGTCGGGAAAGACGGAAGTGAAGGTGCCCACGGTGGTGTTGCATTTCAGAGGTGCAGATGTGTCGTTGCCGGCGACTAATTATCTAATACCCGTGGATAGTAGCGGAACATTTTGCTTTGCATTTGCAGGAACCATGAGCGGGTTGTCGATAATTGGAAATATTCAGCAACAGGGCTTCCGGGTTGTTTATGACTTGGCCGCTTCACGGATCGGGTTTGCTCCGCGCGGGTGCGCTTGA
- the LOC102624271 gene encoding UV-stimulated scaffold protein A homolog: protein MEEQGGKVRALIDKATNSTEREVDPRLLKAIKWVVRNSDSELRLAAQTLMDLMKRDHSQVRYLTLLIIDELFMRSKLFRTILVENMDQLLSLSIGFRRNLPLPAPPAIASILRSKAFEFLEKWNASFGVHYRQIRLGFDYLKNTLRLQFPNLQANAARIQRERREREMRTKEILRNKFEMLRQNLSSIKEEIQSTIDEIGECLDIIRAKEEIMLLDPLDDEDFEEFHSSELRQIRLDSLKEGEKVHEDEDNKVVFDALRELYKLLVTKHLVLVQEWISVLIRVEVSDNRSRDKMLKEFIDIQNRLQLVKKKCEDSGCGLINNVKPLIEDELEEDFWEEGKIGSSESGSSNASSKHNSNLSMVLASSEVIGKASEVPKQKSDGNDSLDNEGSKIDSTLLRSKLLAEAPVIVCGSFSDNLKRDVLVNQRGMEFDNHWGRVDYDAVIPAEKIAELNLRATLYKEEQVEIQPCRAPLRKGGLCQRRDLEVCPFHGPIIPRDDEGNPINQSTSSIEKSSLTDETLTDLGSDLVEQLAKHAIKNVRERDKEEARKRKIDKQLLNRAKLAKVREHNEAVLRDAALASTSRSATAGDEAEDTNGRRSSSRNKKQTLASMLRKKVTPRDRLTRRLLNTRARDATIRRLRMGEDAIYRESFPNQW, encoded by the exons ATGGAAGAGCAAGGAGGGAAGGTGAGGGCCTTGATAGACAAGGCGACGAACTCGACGGAACGAGAGGTGGACCCACGTCTCCTCAAGGCCATTAAATGGGTAGTTCGAAATTCGGATTCGGAGCTGCGACTCGCCGCTCAAACCCTCATGGACCTTATGAAACGCGACCATTCTCAG GTCCGATATCTCACACTTCTCATAATTGATGAACTCTTCATGCGATCAAAGCTTTTTAGGACCATTCTTGTTGAGAACATGGATCAGTTATTGAGTTTAAGTATTGGATTCAGAAGAAATTTACCACTTCCTGCGCCTCCAGCTATTGCATCTATTTTGCGATCAAaggcttttgaatttttggagAAATGGAATGCTTCTTTTGGGGTTCACTACAGACAAATTAGATTAGGCTTTGATTACCTTAAAAATACTCTCAGGCTCCAGTTTCCTAATTTACAAGCAAATGCAGCTCGGATTCAGCGGGAGAGACGGGAAAGAGAGATGAGGACAAAAGAGATTTTACGAAACAAGTTTGAAATGCTGCGGCAAAATCTTTCTTCGATAAAGGAAGAAATACAGTCGACAATAGATGAGATTGGAGAGTGTTTAGACATCATTCGTGCCAAGGAAGAAATTATGCTGCTTGATCCCTTGGATGATGAAGATTTTGAGGAGTTCCATTCTTCTGAATTGAGGCAGATTCGCCTTGATTCATTGAAAGAAGGGGAAAAGGTTCACGAGGATGAAGATAATAAAGTAGTTTTTGATGCACTGAGGGAGTTGTACAAGCTTCTAGTGACAAAGCATTTGGTTTTGGTCCAAGAATGGATTTCTGTTCTTATTAGGGTGGAAGTGTCAGACAATAGGTCTAGAGATAAAATGCTGAAGGAGTTCATTGATATTCAAAATCGCCTCCAATTGGTGAAGAAGAAATGTGAAGACTCTGGCTGTGGTCTTATAAACAATGTGAAACCTCTCATAGAAGATGAATTAGAGGAAGATTTTTGGGAAGAGGGTAAGATTGGGTCTAGTGAGAGTGGGAGTTCGAATGCATCTAGTAAGCACAATAGTAATCTGTCCATGGTATTGGCCTCCAGTGAGGTCATAGGTAAGGCTTCTGAAGTCCCCAAACAGAAGTCTGATGGGAATGATTCTCTGGATAATGAAGGTAGTAAAATTGATTCAACATTGCTCAGAAGTAAGCTTCTGGCAGAAGCTCCAGTGATTGTATGTGGTTCTTTCTCAGATAATTTGAAAAGGGATGTTTTGGTTAATCAAAGGGGCATGGAGTTTGACAATCACTGGGGTAGGGTAGACTATGATGCAGTTATTCCAGCGGAGAAGATAGCAGAATTGAACCTTAGGGCAACTCTTTACAAAGAAGAGCAAGTAGAAATCCAACCATGCCGTGCTCCTTTGAGGAAAGGAGGCCTTTGTCAGAGAAGGGATTTAGAAGTCTGCCCATTTCATGGACCCATCATTCCCCGAGATGACGAAGGAAATCCTATCAATCAGAGCACATCATCGATAGAAAAGAGCTCTTTAACGGATGAGACTTTAACAGATTTGGGGTCTGATTTAGTGGAGCAATTAGCAAAACACGCTATAAAGAATGTAAGGGAGAGAGATAAAGAGGAAGCTAGGAAGAGGAAAATTGATAAACAGTTGCTGAATCGAGCAAAACTTGCAAAAGTACGGGAACACAATGAAGCAGTTTTACGGGATGCTGCCTTGGCTTCAACTTCAAGGTCTGCAACTGCAGGAGACGAGGCAGAAGATACAAATGGGAGGAGATCGTCATCAAGAAACAAGAAGCAAACTCTAGCTTCCATGCTGCGAAAGAAAGTAACTCCAAGAGATAGGTTAACTCGCAGACTTCTGAATACCCGAGCAAGGGATGCAACAATAAGACGGCTGAGAATGGGTGAGGATGCAATTTACAGAGAGTCCTTTCCAAATCAGTGGTAA
- the LOC102623798 gene encoding E3 ubiquitin-protein ligase SINAT3 isoform X1: MELHSIECVPSSDLTDEDEIHHHRPHQFPSISKPHNNCNNNNTSLASVINPGTTSVHELLECPVCTNSMYPPIHQCHNGHTLCSTCKTRVHNRCPTCRQELGDIRCLALEKVAESLELPCKYMSLGCPEIFPYYSKLKHEAICNFRPYNCPYAGSECSIVGDIPFLVAHLRDDHKVDMHSGCTFNHRYVKSNPHEVENATWMLTVFHCFGQYFCLHFEAFQLGMAPVYMAFLRFMGDETEARNYTYSLEVGGNGRKLTWEGTPRSIRDSHKKVRDSHDGLIIQRNMALFFSGGDRKELKLRVTGRIWKEQQSPEGGACIPNLCS; the protein is encoded by the exons ATGGAACTGCATAGCATTGAATGTGTGCCATCCTCAGATTTGACTGATGAGGATGAGATCCATCACCATCGCCCCCATCAGTTTCCTTCTATTTCAAAGCCTCACAATAActgcaataataataacactaGTCTCGCTTCTGTTATTAATCCTGGCACCACCAGTGTCCATGAACTTCTTGAATGTCCAGTTTGTACTAATTCAATGTATCCTCCTATTCATCAG TGCCACAATGGGCATACGCTCTGTTCAACCTGTAAAACAAGAGTACATAATCGGTGCCCCACTTGTAGGCAGGAGCTTGGTGATATAAGGTGTCTAGCATTAGAGAAGGTGGCTGAATCACTTGAACTACCCTGCAAATACATGTCGCTTGGATGCCCAGAGATCTTCCCTTATTACAGCAAACTTAAGCATGAGGCTATATGTAACTTCAGACCTTACAATTGTCCATATGCTGGATCAGAGTGCTCCATAGTTGGTGATATTCCCTTCCTTGTTGCTCATCTGAGGGATGATCACAAAGTAGATATGCATTCTGGGTGCACTTTCAACCATCGCTATGTCAAGTCTAATCCTCATGAAGTAGAAAATGCCACATGGATGTTAACT GTTTTCCACTGTTTTGGCCAGTACTTCTGCCTACATTTTGAAGCTTTCCAGCTGGGGATGGCTCCAGTGTACATGGCATTCCTCCGATTCATGGGTGATGAGACAGAAGCCAGGAATTACACCTACAGTCTAGAGGTTGGAGGAAATGGACGGAAGCTTACTTGGGAAGGCACCCCACGGAGCATCAGAGACAGTCACAAGAAGGTTAGAGACAGTCATGATGGTCTAATTATACAGCGTAATATGGCTCTTTTTTTCTCTGGAGGGGACCGGAAAGAGTTGAAGCTGCGAGTTACCGGACGGATATGGAAAGAACAGCAGAGCCCAGAAGGCGGCGCCTGCATACCCAACCTCTGTAGTTAG
- the LOC102623798 gene encoding E3 ubiquitin-protein ligase SINAT3 isoform X2, translated as MKCHNGHTLCSTCKTRVHNRCPTCRQELGDIRCLALEKVAESLELPCKYMSLGCPEIFPYYSKLKHEAICNFRPYNCPYAGSECSIVGDIPFLVAHLRDDHKVDMHSGCTFNHRYVKSNPHEVENATWMLTVFHCFGQYFCLHFEAFQLGMAPVYMAFLRFMGDETEARNYTYSLEVGGNGRKLTWEGTPRSIRDSHKKVRDSHDGLIIQRNMALFFSGGDRKELKLRVTGRIWKEQQSPEGGACIPNLCS; from the exons ATGAAG TGCCACAATGGGCATACGCTCTGTTCAACCTGTAAAACAAGAGTACATAATCGGTGCCCCACTTGTAGGCAGGAGCTTGGTGATATAAGGTGTCTAGCATTAGAGAAGGTGGCTGAATCACTTGAACTACCCTGCAAATACATGTCGCTTGGATGCCCAGAGATCTTCCCTTATTACAGCAAACTTAAGCATGAGGCTATATGTAACTTCAGACCTTACAATTGTCCATATGCTGGATCAGAGTGCTCCATAGTTGGTGATATTCCCTTCCTTGTTGCTCATCTGAGGGATGATCACAAAGTAGATATGCATTCTGGGTGCACTTTCAACCATCGCTATGTCAAGTCTAATCCTCATGAAGTAGAAAATGCCACATGGATGTTAACT GTTTTCCACTGTTTTGGCCAGTACTTCTGCCTACATTTTGAAGCTTTCCAGCTGGGGATGGCTCCAGTGTACATGGCATTCCTCCGATTCATGGGTGATGAGACAGAAGCCAGGAATTACACCTACAGTCTAGAGGTTGGAGGAAATGGACGGAAGCTTACTTGGGAAGGCACCCCACGGAGCATCAGAGACAGTCACAAGAAGGTTAGAGACAGTCATGATGGTCTAATTATACAGCGTAATATGGCTCTTTTTTTCTCTGGAGGGGACCGGAAAGAGTTGAAGCTGCGAGTTACCGGACGGATATGGAAAGAACAGCAGAGCCCAGAAGGCGGCGCCTGCATACCCAACCTCTGTAGTTAG
- the LOC102623508 gene encoding uncharacterized protein LOC102623508 — MEFLNPPTLSTVSPFTPKFSARTCNSKNSYIFRIPTSKFLKTRPFPSYLFFSNTRSTQISAHFGRPTHRRNSLREKLVNDQQVHPKNPISLNPSSSENLNYDSVRESDLNYGFVNDSVVETSSSVEESKLKPLGKSVLSSKLENWTDQYKKDVDYWGIGSGPIFTVFQDSEGTVKKVLVDENEILKRTLVKRHEFEDLSKINSRILYAKSLAREMESGENVIPRNSSVAKFVVSGEESGFVDIVRGVIPGPEFVPKLSTLGRVVLCGLVVFWVGRKLFSFKKKRGHYTELEKEMMRRKINSRKEKEMLEKGSVQVVQGNTEPEGVTFEKPKINEEELMKNIMEANGSEDRLALENSSCSQTRGSKGFDDKILEIREMARRARAVEAEELSQADVVEEEWVAVDDELSDEIEEVKQKNEEYASVLSNLSTGGLEQGSDTDVTVVTTFLDEAKSLNTESSNKVPSSKKEIVQASGASSLEVSREWPKTNLDNGSTLGLAVQSSGTLRSESCMAETNYEKRKPKVIRSVKEAREFLSNIRNKPEFHQPLVKTFSESGNVLTQPNDIDCDRNTSQILDVDNVGSTTSGGASDSKPAPDASEDSTWKNMEHVPMKKHDPEYADEVNGGVDDQKSPISFDHEFISGSTKTGPSLKMENWVEKNFHEIEPMVKKIGVGFRDNFMAAREKVNQHLDTCDDIAQLISGEDDREFEWMKDDRLREIVFQVRDNELSGRDPFHLMDAEDKLSFFKGLEKKVEKENEKLLQLHEYLHSNIENLDYGADGISIYDPPEKIIPRWKGPPLEKNPEFLDDFLKQRKALFVGNTGSSYPVKKDEENFLQNPTESPTLEKDATSLARKKEIQDNDPNHSKTVIDGSDGSVKPGKKYGKEFWQYTKKWSRGFLESYNAETDPEVKSVMKDIGKDLDRWITEEEIQESADLMTNLHERNKRFMEKKINKLKREMELFGPQAVVSKYREYAEEEEEDYLWWLDLPHVLCIELYTVDKGEQRVGFYSLEMATDLELEPKPHHVIAFEDASDCKNLCYIIQAHLEMLGTGQAFVVPRPPKDAFREAKASGFSVTVIRRAELQLNVDQTLEEVEEQITQIGSKIYHDAIMEERSVDISSIMKGVLGGGGKPTRRRRAKRKLKRPGMK; from the exons ATGGAGTTCCTCAATCCTCCAACGTTATCAACTGTCTCTCCCTTCACTCCCAAATTTTCTGCCAGAACCTGCAACAGCAAAAACTCATACATATTCCGAATACCAACTTCCAAATTTCTTAAAACACGCCCATTTCCAAGCTATTTATTCTTCTCTAACACCAGGAGTACGCAAATTTCCGCTCATTTTGGACGACCGACCCACCGCCGCAACTCGCTCAGAGAAAAGCTCGTTAATGATCAACAGGTGCATCCAAAAAATCCCATTTCTTTGAACCCAAGTTCTAGtgagaatttaaattatgatagTGTAAGAGAGAGTGATCTTAATTATGGGTTTGTTAATGATAGTGTTGTTGAGACAAGTAGTAGCGTTGAGGAATCAAAGTTGAAACCCTTAGGTAAATCTGTTTTGTCGAGTAAATTAGAGAACTGGACTGATCAATACAAGAAGGATGTTGATTACTGGGGTATTGGGTCAGGTCCTATTTTTACAGTTTTTCAAGATTCAGAAGGGACTGTGAAGAAAGTTTTGgttgatgaaaatgaaattttgaaaagaaccCTAGTCAAGAGACATGAATTTGAGGACTTGAGTAAAATCAATTCTAGAATTCTGTATGCTAAGAGTTTGGCCAGGGAGATGGAGAGTGGGGAAAATGTGATTCCGAGGAATAGTTCAGTGGCTAAGTTTGTGGTTTCAGGCGAGGAGTCTGGTTTTGTTGACATTGTTCGTGGTGTTATTCCTGGCCCTGAGTTTGTTCCGAAACTCTCTACACTTGGAAGGGTAGTGTTGTGTGGTTTGGTTGTATTTTGGGTGGGTAGgaaattattctcttttaaaaaaaagagggggCATTACACTGAATTGGAGAAGGAAATGATGAGGAGGAAGATAAATTCAAGAAAGGAGAAGGAGATGTTGGAGAAGGGAAGTGTGCAAGTTGTTCAAGGAAATACAGAACCAGAAGGTGTAACATTTGAAAAGCCTAAGATAAATGAGGAAGAACTTATGAAGAATATTATGGAAGCAAATGGTTCCGAGGATAGGTTAGCACTGGAGAATTCTTCTTGTTCACAAACAAGGGGATCCAAGggttttgatgataaaatcCTGGAAATTAGAGAAATGGCCAGGAGAGCCCGTGCAGTTGAGGCTGAAGAGCTATCCCAGGCTGATGTCGTTGAAGAAGAATGGGTGGCTGTGGATGATGAATTATCTGATGAGATTGAAGAGGTCAaacagaaaaatgaagaatatgCGAGTGTTTTGAGTAATCTTTCAACTGGAGGTCTAGAACAAGGAAGTGACACTGATGTAACCGTAGTGACAACATTTTTGGATGAAGCAAAAAGTTTAAATACTGAATCTTCCAACAAGGTACCTTCTTCTAAGAAAGAGATCGTGCAAGCTTCCGGTGCGTCTAGTTTGGAAGTTTCAAGAGAATGGCCAAAAACCAACCTGGATAATGGGAGTACTTTAGGCTTAGCTGTCCAGTCTTCTGGTACTCTTCGAAGTGAATCATGTATGGCAGAGACtaattatgaaaaaagaaaaccaaaggTGATAAGGTCAGTGAAAGAAGCTAGGGAGTTTCTTTCTAATATTCGTAACAAACCAGAATTTCATCAACCCCTAGTTAAAACTTTTTCAGAAAGTGGCAATGTTTTAACACAACCAAATGATATAGATTGTGACAGAAATACAAGCCAGATATTGGATGTGGACAATGTTGGATCTACCACTTCTGGTGGAGCATCAGACTCTAAGCCTGCTCCAGATGCTAGTGAAGATTCAACTTGGAAGAATATGGAGCATGTTCCTATGAAGAAACATGATCCTGAATATGCTGATGAAGTGAATGGAGGGGTGGATGATCAAAAGTCCCCAATTTCCTTTGATCATGAATTTATTAGTGGGAGTACAAAGACAGGACCATCTTTGAAGATGGAAAACTGGGtagaaaagaattttcatgAAATTGAACCCATGGTTAAAAAGATAGGAGTTGGCTTCAGAGATAATTTCATGGCGGCAAGGGAGAaagtaaatcaacatttaGATACATGTGATGATATTGCGCAGCTTATCTCTGGAGAAGATGATCGTGAATTCGAGTGGATGAAAGATGATAGGCTTAGAgaaattgtttttcaagtCCGTGATAATGAGTTGTCAGGGCGTGATCCATTTCATTTGATGGACGCTGAAGATAAACTTTCATTCTTCAAGGGCCTTGAGAAGAAAGTTGAGAAAGAGAATGAGAAATTATTACAGTTGCATGAATATCTCCATTCAAACATTGAAAATCTTGATTATGGAGCAG ATGGTATCAGCATCTATGATCCACCAGAGAAAATCATACCACGGTGGAAAGGGCCCCCTTTAGAAAAAAATCCTGAATTCCTCGATGACTTCCTAAAGCAGCGGAAGGCACTTTTTGTTGGAAACACTGGTTCTTCATATCCTGTGAAGAAAGATGAGGAGAACTTTCTTCAAAATCCAACAGAGTCCCCAACCCTTGAGAAAGATGCTACTTCCTTGGcaaggaaaaaggaaatacAAGATAATGATCCGAATCATTCCAAGACAGTTATAGACGGCAGTGATGGTTCTGTTAAGCCTGGTAAAAAGTATGGGAAGGAGTTTTGGCAGTACACAAAGAAATGGTCTCGTGGATTTTTGGAATCTTATAATGCCGAAACAGACCCAGAAGTTAAATCCGTCATGAAAGATATAGGAAAGGATTTGGATCGATGGATCACGGAAGAAGAAATACAGGAATCAGCTGATCTGATGACTAACCTACATGAGAGGAATAAGAGATTCATGGAAAAGAAGATCAACAAGCTCAAAAGAGAAATGGAATTGTTTGGGCCCCAAGCTGTTGTCAGCAAATACCGTGAATATgcagaagaggaagaagaagattacCTATGGTGGTTAGATCTCCCTCATGTGCTA TGCATCGAATTATACACAGTTGACAAAGGAGAACAAAGAGTAGGATTCTATTCATTGGAGATGGCTACAGATCTTGAATTGGAACCAAAACCACATCATGTGATTGCTTTTGAGGATGCCAGTGATTGCAAAAATCTTTGTTACATCATCCAGGCTCATTTGGAAATGCTTGGAACTGGTCAGGCCTTTGTTGTTCCAAGACCTCCTAAg GATGCTTTTCGGGAAGCCAAAGCAAGTGGCTTCAGTGTGACCGTCATCAGGCGAGCAGAGCTGCAGCTCAATGTGGACCAAACACTGGAAGAAGTGGAGGAACAAATCACACAGATTGGGAGTAAAATATACCATGATGCAATTATGGAGGAACGATCTGTGGATATAAGCTCTATAATGAAGGGTGTACTAGGTGGCGGCGGCAAACCCACAAGGAG GAGAAGGGCAAAGCGAAAGCTGAAAAGGCCGGGCATGAAATGA